From Daucus carota subsp. sativus chromosome 6, DH1 v3.0, whole genome shotgun sequence, the proteins below share one genomic window:
- the LOC108227769 gene encoding heat shock protein 90-6, mitochondrial isoform X2: MHKISKRSVSSLLRNGAVRHRSAAAPISAFNLSAGEVDTKPRWYSVVPTSGISVSSKLINIKSEFPLGIRYESTAAASESSDPPSEKYEYQAEVSRLMDLIVNSLYSNKEVFLRELISNASDALDKLRFLSVTNSELIKDEVDLDIRIQADKDNGIITITDSGIGMTREELVDCLGTIAQSGTAKFLKALKESKDAGADSNLIGQFGVGFYSAFLVSDRVVVSTKSPKSDKQYVWEGEANSSSFTIREETDPVNLLPRGTRLTLHLKHDEKPFAHPERIQRLVKNYSQFVSFPIYTWQEKGFTKEVEVDEDPAEVKKDEQQDVNPEEKKKKKTKTVVEKYWDWELTNDTQPIWLRNSKEVSTEEYNDFYKNTFNQYLEPLASSHFTTEGEVEFRSILYVPSVAPYEKDDIANPKTKNIRLYVKRVFISDDFDGELFPRYLSFVKGVVDSNDLPLNVSREILQESRIVRIMKRRLVRKTFEMIRRLSDSEKREDYEKFWDNFGKHIKLGCIEDRDNHKYLGPLLRFFSSQSEEEMISLDEYIQNMKPEQKNIYYIAAESVSSAKNTPFLEKLREKDLEVLFLVDPIDEVAITNLKSYSEKEFVDITKEDLDLGGEKDEVEEKKIKEEFGQTCDWIKKQLGDKVSKVQVSQRLSTSPCVLVSGKFGWSANMERLMKAQAVGNSSSLEFMRGRRIFEINPEHPIIRTLDNAYRNSPNDEEALRAIDLLYDTALVSSGFTPEKPAELGGKIYEMMDMALSGKWGSDRTRINEFQQEAATNPGTAEAEVIEPAEAEIVEPAEAGSQK; this comes from the exons ATGCACAAGATCTCTAAGCGATCCGTCTCATCTCTTCTTCGAAACGGCGCCGTGCGACACCGAAGTGCCGCTGCCCCAATCTCTGCTTTCAATCTTTCG GCCGGGGAGGTTGATACGAAACCAAGATGGTACTCAGTTGTACCAACATCTGGTATTTCTGTATCTTCTAAGCTCATCAATATAAAAAGTGAGTTCCCTCTGGGGATACGCTATGAATCAACTGCGGCAGCTTCTGAATCATCAGACCCGCCCTCTGAGAAATATGAGTATCAAGCTGAG GTGAGTCGACTCATGGATCTCATTGTCAACAGCCTGTACAGCAACAAAGAGGTTTTTCTTCGTGAACTTATCAG CAATGCAAGTGATGCACTGGACAAGCTTCGGTTTCTGAGTGTTACAAATAGTGAGCTGATAAAAGATGAAGTTGATCTTGACATCCGTATTCAGGCTGACAAGGATAATGGCATAATTACAATCAC TGATTCTGGTATTGGTATGACACGTGAAGAACTAGTTGATTGTTTGGGTACCATTGCGCAAAGTGGGACAGCGAAGTTTCTTAAAGCACTGAAG GAAAGCAAGGATGCTGGAGCTGACAGCAACTTAATTGGTCAATTTGGTGTTGGATTTTATTCAGCCTTTTTAGTGTCTGATAGG GTTGTTGTATCTACTAAGAGCCCCAAATCTGATAAGCAATATGTATGGGAAGGGGAAGCAAATTCTAGCTCATTTACTATCCGAGAAGAGACTGACCCTGTAAATCTCCTTCCGCGGGGAACCCGTTTGACACTTCATCTCAAG CATGATGAAAAACCTTTTGCCCATCCAGAAAGGATACAGAGGCTAGTGAAAAACTATTCGCAGTTTGTGTCATTTCCAATTTACACCTGGCAGGAAAAGGGATTTACCAAGGAG GTTGAAGTTGATGAAGACCCGGCTGAGGTGAAAAAGGATGAGCAGCAGGATGTGAATCCTGAAGAG aagaaaaagaaaaaaaccaaGACAGTCGTGGAGAAGTATTGGGATTGGGAACTTACGAATGACACTCAGCCAATATGG CTCCGGAACTCAAAAGAAGTTTCTACAGAAGAATATAATGATTTTTACAAGAACACCTTCAACCAGTACTTGGAGCCTTTGGCTTCTTCGCATTTTACAACAGAG GGAGAAGTGGAGTTTAGGTCTATTCTCTATGTGCCTTCTGTGGCTCCATATGAGAAGGATGACATCGCCAATCCTAAAACAAAGAATATAAGGCTCTATGTCAAACGTGTATTTATTTCAGATGACTTTGATGGAGAACTG TTCCCCCGATATTTGAGCTTTGTAAAAGGTGTTGTGGACTCAAATGATCTCCCCCTTAATGTATCACGTGAAATTCTCCAAGAGAGTCGTATA GTCCGTATAATGAAACGGCGATTGGTGCGAAAGACCTTTGAAATGATAAGACGCCTGTCTGACAGCGAGAAGCGGGAG gaTTACGAGAAGTTTTGGGATAACTTTGGAAAACACATTAAACTGGGGTGTATTGAGGATCGTGATAATCACAAATATCTTGGTCCTTTGTTGCGATTTTTCTCTTCACAAAGTGAGGAGGAGATGATCAGTTTGGATGAATACATTCAAAACATGAAGCCTGAGCAGAAAAACATATATTACATTGCTGCAGAAAGTGTGTCAAGTGCAAAAAATACACCCTTCTTAGAAAAGCTCCGTGAGAAAGATCTTGAA GTACTGTTCTTAGTTGATCCCATTGATGAAGTTGCCATCACAAACCTGAAATCATATAGTGAGAAGGAATTTGTTGATATTACCAAAGAAGACCTTGATCTAG gtGGAGAAAAGGACGAGgtggaagaaaagaaaattaaagaagAGTTTGGTCAGACCTGTGATTGGATAAAGAAGCAGTTAGGTGATAAAGTAAGCAAGGTTCAGGTCTCTCAGAGGCTAAGTACATCACCGTGTGTTCTTGTATCTGGAAAATTTGGTTGGTCAGCTAACATGGAGAG GCTGATGAAGGCACAGGCTGTTGGAAACAGTAGCAGCCTCGAGTTTATGAGAGGCAGGAGAATCTTTGAGATTAATCCTGAACACCCAATAATTAGGACGCTAGAT AATGCATATAGGAATAGTCCAAATGATGAGGAGGCCTTGAGAGCTATTGATCTCTTATATGATACAGCACTAGTTTCCTCTGGCTTCACT CCTGAAAAACCAGCCGAACTTGGTGGGAAGATCTATGAGATGATGGACATGGCACTTTCTGGCAAGTGGGGATCTGATAGGACCAGAATCAATGAATTTCAACAGGAAGCAGCAACAAACCCAGGAACTGCTGAAGCTGAGGTGATTGAACCTGCCGAAGCTGAGATAGTTGAACCCGCAGAAGCTGGTTCTCAGAAATAA
- the LOC108227630 gene encoding uncharacterized protein LOC108227630: MDSSIQEALRARDNAEKLFAVSDYAGAKNYALEAQMLCPGLEGISQMVATFEIYYAAQMKFGGEIDFYLILGLEPFCDKWTLKKQYKKMAVLLHPDKNKTVGADGAFKLVSEAFTLLSDNAKRRSYDQRRKKQISSGVLHTNLSSVHAARNTGSGNCSNSVSPHNRLDTFWTVCTSCHVQYEYLRKYVNKRLSCKNCRGVFIAVETGTAPVAGSFPYSPWPHAPDKGFGSHGCNGGTCIPASSVCFTGSGVTGHHSGHNSDCVSKTSFQWSTYPVPSAGVVDHNGLATTAANVVNQTNGNVSRAKVNGKHHQKDAVVDMNFGGPNGYSEPTVTKLGRPAKKMKVEVQTATRNGNEELASKSEFEVKSSNMNGNIKCNPRISTAAELATKRYSPAPVFDARKLLIDKARTVIQNKLKELKLASDAAALAKKNERALAEVGMINEGPLDQQKLKKAVSVPISVPDSDFHDFDKDRSEECIQPKQIWALYDEEDGMPRLYCLIRQVISLQPFKVHISYLSSKTDTEFGLVNWLDSGFTKSCGHFRAFNTDILDQVNIFSHLLSREKAGRGGCVRIYPRSGDIWAVYRNWSTDWNSTTPDEVRHKYEMVEVLDDYSEELGVSVAPLIKLHGFKTVYQRNSNRDAIKRIPRREMLRFSHQVPFCVLKETGTKLPEGCYDLDPAATPDELLQGATEVKATMLHKMEDCMVTPREPFQPAREYPAEEKQALESPTSALQDCEEVQVEKTPMEVLQDFSELRYFNEDKVEKTPIQVLQDLTEVQVEKTPNEVLQDLNEVRVERTPAEVLQDFDELFVEETPGEGRQHFNEAQTENTSSVEVLQDFNAFQVEKTPNEVLQDFNDVWVDKTPFEVLQDFNDMFAENLHYTDNGNTTTMELFNPYTEVQPEQKHHFWGESCAATPSERHLGVSKTEEGKPYHMESRAATSQESQPVTELQFKSSSKQMFHASNLRLFQDYPEMQEEKAPRQAEK, from the coding sequence ATGGATTCGAGCATTCAGGAAGCCCTTAGAGCGAGAGATAATGCTGAAAAGCTTTTTGCAGTGAGCGACTATGCTGGGGCAAAGAATTATGCTCTAGAGGCTCAAATGTTGTGTCCTGGACTGGAGGGTATATCTCAAATGGTTGCTACCTTTGAAATTTATTATGCTGCTCAGATGAAATTTGGTGGAGAGATTGATTTCTACTTAATTCTTGGATTGGAGCCATTTTGTGATAAGTGGACactgaaaaaacaatataaaaagaTGGCTGTCTTGCTCCATCCTGACAAGAACAAAACTGTGGGTGCTGACGGTGCATTCAAACTTGTTTCCGAAGCATTTACACTTCTATCCGATAATGCTAAAAGAAGGTCGTATGATCAAAGGAGAAAAAAACAGATTTCATCTGGGGTCCTCCACACAAATCTGTCGTCGGTTCATGCTGCAAGGAATACGGGTAGTGGGAACTGTTCCAACTCTGTATCACCTCATAACAGACTCGATACCTTTTGGACAGTATGCACTTCTTGTCATGTTCAGTATGAATATCTAAGGAAGTACGTGAATAAGAGACTTTCCTGTAAAAATTGCCGCGGCGTATTTATAGCTGTTGAAACAGGAACGGCACCTGTCGCTGGTTCATTTCCATATAGTCCCTGGCCACATGCACCTGATAAGGGTTTTGGAAGTCATGGATGTAATGGGGGTACCTGTATTCCAGCCAGTTCTGTATGTTTCACAGGGAGTGGGGTTACAGGACATCATTCTGGGCATAATTCTGATTGTGTTTCCAAAACGTCGTTTCAGTGGAGTACATACCCTGTACCTTCTGCCGGAGTTGTTGATCATAATGGTTTAGCAACTACCGCCGCTAATGTTGTTAATCAAACCAATGGCAATGTCAGTAGAGCAAAAGTTAATGGGAAGCATCATCAAAAGGATGCTGTTGTTGATATGAATTTTGGTGGGCCGAATGGGTACAGTGAGCCTACAGTCACCAAGCTAGGTAGACCTGCTAAAAAGATGAAGGTTGAGGTGCAGACTGCAACTCGAAATGGAAATGAAGAATTGGCGTCCAAATCTGAATTCGAAGTAAAGTCTAGCAATATGAATGGAAATATCAAATGTAATCCAAGGATTTCCACCGCAGCTGAACTTGCAACTAAACGTTACTCGCCCGCCCCTGTATTTGATGCAAGAAAGTTGTTAATTGACAAGGCAAGAACTGTAatacaaaacaaattaaaagaaTTGAAACTAGCTTCAGATGCTGCCGCACTGGCTAAGAAGAATGAAAGGGCACTTGCTGAGGTGGGTATGATCAATGAGGGGCCCCTTGATCAGCAAAAGCTCAAGAAAGCTGTGTCCGTGCCAATATCAGTTCCCGACTCTGACTTCCATGATTTTGACAAGGATAGATCAGAAGAGTGCATCCAGCCAAAGCAAATCTGGGCATTGTATGATGAAGAAGATGGCATGCCTCGATTGTACTGTTTAATCCGCCAAGTCATATCGCTGCAACCATTTAAGGTTCATATCAGCTACTTGAGCTCCAAAACTGATACTGAATTTGGATTAGTGAATTGGCTGGATTCGGGGTTTACTAAATCTTGTGGCCATTTCAGAGCATTTAACACAGACATTCTTGATCaagttaatattttttctcATCTTTTGAGTCGGGAAAAGGCTGGCAGGGGGGGATGTGTTAGGATTTATCCAAGAAGTGGAGACATATGGGCAGTGTATCGGAACTGGTCAACAGACTGGAATAGCACAACGCCAGACGAAGTAAGACATAAGTATGAGATGGTGGAAGTTCTAGATGATTACTCTGAGGAGCTTGGAGTCAGTGTTGCCCCTCTGATAAAATTACATGGTTTTAAAACAGTATATCAGAGAAACTCAAATCGAGATGCCATCAAAAGGATTCCAAGGAGAGAGATGCTGCGTTTTTCACACCAGGTACCATTTTGTGTACTAAAAGAAACAGGAACAAAGCTTCCGGAAGGATGCTATGATTTAGATCCCGCTGCAACTCCGGACGAGCTTCTGCAAGGAGCAACTGAAGTAAAGGCAACAATGCTCCATAAGATGGAAGATTGTATGGTGACTCCTAGGGAGCCTTTTCAGCCTGCAAGGGAATATCCAGCAGAAGAAAAACAAGCCCTTGAATCTCCAACTTCTGCGCTCCAAGATTGTGAGGAAGTGCAAGTAGAGAAGACACCTATGGAGGTTCTTCAAGATTTCAGTGAACTTCGATATTTTAATGAAGATAAGGTGGAAAAGACACCAATCCAGGTTCTTCAAGATTTAACTGAAGTGCAAGTAGAAAAGACGCCTAATGAAGTCCTTCAAGATTTAAATGAAGTGAGGGTGGAAAGAACTCCTGCTGAGGTTCTTCAAGATTTTGATGAACTGTTCGTGGAAGAGACTCCTGGTGAGGGTCGTCAGCATTTCAACGAGGCACAGACAGAAAATACTTCTTCTGTTGAGGTGCTtcaagattttaatgcattCCAGGTGGAAAAGACACCTAATGAGGTacttcaagattttaatgatGTGTGGGTGGACAAGACCCCTTTCGAGGTTCTTCAAGATTTCAACGACATGTTTGCAGAAAATCTTCATTATACAGATAATGGTAATACAACAACAATGGAGCTTTTCAATCCTTATACGGAAGTACAACCTGAGCAAAAACATCATTTCTGGGGTGAGAGCTGTGCTGCAACTCCAAGTGAGCGTCATTTAGGAGTAAGCAAAACAGAGGAGGGGAAACCTTATCATATGGAAAGTCGTGCGGCTACTTCTCAAGAGAGCCAACCTGTTACTGAACTACAGTTCAAGTCGTCGTCGAAGCAGATGTTTCATGCAAGCAACCTGAGGCTTTTCCAAGATTATCCCGAAATGCAGGAAGAGAAAGCACCCCGTCAAGCAGAAAAATAA
- the LOC108227769 gene encoding heat shock protein 90-6, mitochondrial isoform X1 codes for MHKISKRSVSSLLRNGAVRHRSAAAPISAFNLSNWGQAGEVDTKPRWYSVVPTSGISVSSKLINIKSEFPLGIRYESTAAASESSDPPSEKYEYQAEVSRLMDLIVNSLYSNKEVFLRELISNASDALDKLRFLSVTNSELIKDEVDLDIRIQADKDNGIITITDSGIGMTREELVDCLGTIAQSGTAKFLKALKESKDAGADSNLIGQFGVGFYSAFLVSDRVVVSTKSPKSDKQYVWEGEANSSSFTIREETDPVNLLPRGTRLTLHLKHDEKPFAHPERIQRLVKNYSQFVSFPIYTWQEKGFTKEVEVDEDPAEVKKDEQQDVNPEEKKKKKTKTVVEKYWDWELTNDTQPIWLRNSKEVSTEEYNDFYKNTFNQYLEPLASSHFTTEGEVEFRSILYVPSVAPYEKDDIANPKTKNIRLYVKRVFISDDFDGELFPRYLSFVKGVVDSNDLPLNVSREILQESRIVRIMKRRLVRKTFEMIRRLSDSEKREDYEKFWDNFGKHIKLGCIEDRDNHKYLGPLLRFFSSQSEEEMISLDEYIQNMKPEQKNIYYIAAESVSSAKNTPFLEKLREKDLEVLFLVDPIDEVAITNLKSYSEKEFVDITKEDLDLGGEKDEVEEKKIKEEFGQTCDWIKKQLGDKVSKVQVSQRLSTSPCVLVSGKFGWSANMERLMKAQAVGNSSSLEFMRGRRIFEINPEHPIIRTLDNAYRNSPNDEEALRAIDLLYDTALVSSGFTPEKPAELGGKIYEMMDMALSGKWGSDRTRINEFQQEAATNPGTAEAEVIEPAEAEIVEPAEAGSQK; via the exons ATGCACAAGATCTCTAAGCGATCCGTCTCATCTCTTCTTCGAAACGGCGCCGTGCGACACCGAAGTGCCGCTGCCCCAATCTCTGCTTTCAATCTTTCG AACTGGGGACAGGCCGGGGAGGTTGATACGAAACCAAGATGGTACTCAGTTGTACCAACATCTGGTATTTCTGTATCTTCTAAGCTCATCAATATAAAAAGTGAGTTCCCTCTGGGGATACGCTATGAATCAACTGCGGCAGCTTCTGAATCATCAGACCCGCCCTCTGAGAAATATGAGTATCAAGCTGAG GTGAGTCGACTCATGGATCTCATTGTCAACAGCCTGTACAGCAACAAAGAGGTTTTTCTTCGTGAACTTATCAG CAATGCAAGTGATGCACTGGACAAGCTTCGGTTTCTGAGTGTTACAAATAGTGAGCTGATAAAAGATGAAGTTGATCTTGACATCCGTATTCAGGCTGACAAGGATAATGGCATAATTACAATCAC TGATTCTGGTATTGGTATGACACGTGAAGAACTAGTTGATTGTTTGGGTACCATTGCGCAAAGTGGGACAGCGAAGTTTCTTAAAGCACTGAAG GAAAGCAAGGATGCTGGAGCTGACAGCAACTTAATTGGTCAATTTGGTGTTGGATTTTATTCAGCCTTTTTAGTGTCTGATAGG GTTGTTGTATCTACTAAGAGCCCCAAATCTGATAAGCAATATGTATGGGAAGGGGAAGCAAATTCTAGCTCATTTACTATCCGAGAAGAGACTGACCCTGTAAATCTCCTTCCGCGGGGAACCCGTTTGACACTTCATCTCAAG CATGATGAAAAACCTTTTGCCCATCCAGAAAGGATACAGAGGCTAGTGAAAAACTATTCGCAGTTTGTGTCATTTCCAATTTACACCTGGCAGGAAAAGGGATTTACCAAGGAG GTTGAAGTTGATGAAGACCCGGCTGAGGTGAAAAAGGATGAGCAGCAGGATGTGAATCCTGAAGAG aagaaaaagaaaaaaaccaaGACAGTCGTGGAGAAGTATTGGGATTGGGAACTTACGAATGACACTCAGCCAATATGG CTCCGGAACTCAAAAGAAGTTTCTACAGAAGAATATAATGATTTTTACAAGAACACCTTCAACCAGTACTTGGAGCCTTTGGCTTCTTCGCATTTTACAACAGAG GGAGAAGTGGAGTTTAGGTCTATTCTCTATGTGCCTTCTGTGGCTCCATATGAGAAGGATGACATCGCCAATCCTAAAACAAAGAATATAAGGCTCTATGTCAAACGTGTATTTATTTCAGATGACTTTGATGGAGAACTG TTCCCCCGATATTTGAGCTTTGTAAAAGGTGTTGTGGACTCAAATGATCTCCCCCTTAATGTATCACGTGAAATTCTCCAAGAGAGTCGTATA GTCCGTATAATGAAACGGCGATTGGTGCGAAAGACCTTTGAAATGATAAGACGCCTGTCTGACAGCGAGAAGCGGGAG gaTTACGAGAAGTTTTGGGATAACTTTGGAAAACACATTAAACTGGGGTGTATTGAGGATCGTGATAATCACAAATATCTTGGTCCTTTGTTGCGATTTTTCTCTTCACAAAGTGAGGAGGAGATGATCAGTTTGGATGAATACATTCAAAACATGAAGCCTGAGCAGAAAAACATATATTACATTGCTGCAGAAAGTGTGTCAAGTGCAAAAAATACACCCTTCTTAGAAAAGCTCCGTGAGAAAGATCTTGAA GTACTGTTCTTAGTTGATCCCATTGATGAAGTTGCCATCACAAACCTGAAATCATATAGTGAGAAGGAATTTGTTGATATTACCAAAGAAGACCTTGATCTAG gtGGAGAAAAGGACGAGgtggaagaaaagaaaattaaagaagAGTTTGGTCAGACCTGTGATTGGATAAAGAAGCAGTTAGGTGATAAAGTAAGCAAGGTTCAGGTCTCTCAGAGGCTAAGTACATCACCGTGTGTTCTTGTATCTGGAAAATTTGGTTGGTCAGCTAACATGGAGAG GCTGATGAAGGCACAGGCTGTTGGAAACAGTAGCAGCCTCGAGTTTATGAGAGGCAGGAGAATCTTTGAGATTAATCCTGAACACCCAATAATTAGGACGCTAGAT AATGCATATAGGAATAGTCCAAATGATGAGGAGGCCTTGAGAGCTATTGATCTCTTATATGATACAGCACTAGTTTCCTCTGGCTTCACT CCTGAAAAACCAGCCGAACTTGGTGGGAAGATCTATGAGATGATGGACATGGCACTTTCTGGCAAGTGGGGATCTGATAGGACCAGAATCAATGAATTTCAACAGGAAGCAGCAACAAACCCAGGAACTGCTGAAGCTGAGGTGATTGAACCTGCCGAAGCTGAGATAGTTGAACCCGCAGAAGCTGGTTCTCAGAAATAA
- the LOC108225308 gene encoding uncharacterized protein LOC108225308, whose protein sequence is MDPRIWHKVAGFSGMAALGLGTYGAHAFKPKNPTYKDVWHTASLYHLVHTAALVAAPLATHPHIFGGLLTTGILAFSGTCYAVAYLEDRTYSKLAPFGGFAFIAGWATLLF, encoded by the exons ATGGATCCCCGTATCTGGCACAAAGTCGCTGGCTTTTCCG GTATGGCAGCTCTTGGATTGGGTACTTATGGTGCTCATGCCTTCAAGCCCAAGAACCCCACTTATAAAGAT GTTTGGCACACTGCATCTCTTTATCATCTGGTTCACACTGCAGCACTGGTGGCTGCCCCTCTCGCTACGCACCCGCACATT tttggAGGTCTTCTAACTACTGGAATTCTTGCTTTCTCTGGAAC ATGTTATGCAGTGGCTTATCTTGAAGACAGAACATACTCAAAGTTGGCCCCATTTGGTGGCTTTGCATTTATTGCTGGTTGGGCTACCTTGCTATTTTAA